The Diaminobutyricimonas aerilata nucleotide sequence CAGGCCCTCGAGACCCAGCTCATGCAGCTCGACACCTGGTACGACGCCTGGACGGGAGGCGGATGCGACGTGGCCGCCGCGATCGACGCCCCCGGCGAGTGTCGGCAGCTCATCACGACCGCGCAGCTCACGAGCGCCTCGATGGCGGAGGTGTTCTCCTCGCGGGGCGACGCTCCGGACGAGGTGGCCGACCAGCTCGACGCCATCGAGGCGGCCGTCGACGAGACCGTCGACGCCGCCACGCCGTGGGCCGAGCAGGAATGCATGTGGGAGTTGACGGACGAGTGCGCCGCACCCGCGGAGGCCATCATCGACGGCGTCCTCTCCATCCACGACGCCGCCGAGGGGTGGTCCGCATGATCGCCCGCACGCGGAATTGCAGCGCCGTTGCAACGGCGGATCGCCCCGCCGCCGGCCATCCTGCGGCTCATAGCGTTCCCGGAATGAACACTTCAGACATCCGCGACCGCCGCCGGCGGAACGCGAAGCGGGGAGCGTCGCTCGGCGCGCTCACCGTCGCCCTTCCCCTCGCCCTCACGGCGTGCTTCCCCCTTCCCGGTGCGGGCGGCGGTTCCGCCGCCTCCGGCGTCGGTTTCGACGACGTGCAGAAGGCCGTCATCCAGATCGAGTCGGTCGGCACCTTCGTCTCGCCCGAGGAGGGCGGCTACGAAGCGGCCGGTCGCGGCAGCGGCTTCATCATCGATGACAGCGGCATCGCCGTCACCAACAACCACGTCGTGGTCGGCGCCGGCACCCTCAAGGTGTGGCGTGGCGGCGACACCTCGGACACGCTCAACGCCAAGGTGCTCGGCTCGTCCGAGTGCCTCGACCTCGCGGTCATCGACCTGCAGGGCGACGGCTACCCGGCGCTCGGCTGGCACGAGGGCAAGATTCCGACCGCCATGGACGTCTACGCGGCGGGCTTCCCGCTCGGCGACCCCGAGTTCACCATGACGCGGGGCATCGTCTCGAAGGCGGATACGCCGACCGACACCCCGTGGGCGAGCCTCGACCACGTGATCGAGCACGACGCGAAGATCCGCTCCGGCAACTCGGGCGGCCCCCTGGTCGACGAGCAGGGCCGGATCGTCGGCGTGAACTACGCGGGCAACGACCAGTACGACACCAACCTCGCGATCCACCGCGACGAGGTCGAGGAGGCCATCGAGTCGCTCAAGAAGGGCGAGGATGTGCTGAGCCTCGGCATCAACGGCACCGGGCTCACCGACGAGGAGGGCACCGGGCTCGGCATCTGGGTCAACTCGGTCGCCTCCGGATCGACCGCCGACAAGGCGGGCGTCAAGCCCGGTGACCTGCTCACCCGCATGGAGGGCGTCACCCTCGGCACCGACGGCACGATGGCGGACTACTGCGACGTGCTGCGCACCCACGGTCAGGACGCGACCCTCTCGGTCGAGCTCTACCGCCCGAGCGAGGACGTCTACTACGACGGCCAGTTCAACGGCGACGCCGTGGAGGCGGTCAGCGTGCTGAGCCAGACCGACCAGAACGCCGGCACCCAGAGCGGCGGCGGCGACTCGAGCGCCGCCTCCGATGTGGAGTACACGGAGATCACCGACGACTCGGGCGGACTGCTCGTCGAGGCGCCGGCCGCGTGGAACCAGGTCGACGGCTCCGCCATGACCGACGGCAAGGGCAACGTCTACAAGCGGATCGACGCGAGCCCCGACCTCGCCGGCTTCAACGCCGGCTGGGATGTGCCGGGCGTCTCGGTGATCGCCTCCGACACCGCCGCGACGAACACGACGCCGCAGGAGTGGCTCGACCTCGTCGCCGGTGCCGCGCAGCAGGGCGGATGCCAGCTCGCCACGCACGACGTGTTCGAGGACGGCTACCACACGGGCGTCTTCGACTACTACACCGGGTGCGGCGACAACGACGCCGACTACCTGATGGTCGCGGCGCTCGCGAACGACGGCAGCTACCTCACGGCGCTCGCCGTGCAGGCACTCACCGAGCAGGACCTCGACGCGATCGACCACGCGGTGGGCAGCTTCATCGCGCAGTTCTGAGCGGAGCACACGAAGGGGCGGACCGGATCGGTCCGCCCCTTCGTCGTCACCTCCACCGGCGGCAAAGGCCCCGAATAGCGGCGTGATGCGGGGCCTTTCGCGCCGCTCGCGTTGTCACACCGCGGTCGGATGCCCGGTTCGCCCGTGGTCCCTAGACTCGGCGACGTGACCGACGCATCCTCACCCCAGCCCTCCGTACCCGCCGGCGGGGTCGACCACCGGCCCCGCTTCTACGTCAAGCAGCGCATCACGATGATGGTGAACCGCTACGAGATCCGCGACGCGAACCCCGACGGCAGCGAAGGCGCGGTGCTCGCCGTGGCCCAGCAGAAGCGGATGGCGTTCAAGGAGCAGGTGACCTTCTACTCCGACGAGGCGCGCACGACCCCGGTGTTCTCGTTCCGTGCCCGGCAGGCGATGGACCTCGCGGCGGTCTACGACGTGTTCGACGCCGCAGGCACCCCGATCGGGTACTTCCAGAAGGACTTCGCCCAGAGCCTCCTGCGTTCGAGCTTCCACCTCGGCGGCCCCGGCATCGACGCCTACGGGCAGGAGCGCAGCCAGTTGATCGCCATCCTGCGCCGCTTCATCGACTTCCCGTTCTCGTTCCATTTCGACTTCACCGACAAGAACACCGGGCAGACCGTGATGTCGAGCGACCGGCAGTTCTCGCTGCGCGACCGCTACACGGTCGACGTGCCGGATGCCCGACTCGACTTCCGCCTGGCCGCCGCGATGGCCGTCGGACTGGACGCCCTGCTGCAGCGCTAGCGCGCGGCGGTTCCCCCACGCCCGCTGAGCCCGTCGAAGCGCGTCGCACCGCGGTTCCCTTCGACAGGCTCAGGGAACGGGCCGGGGAACGAAACAGGGCGGACCCCATCGGGGTCCGCCCTGTCGTGCATCCGGGAGTTACTTCACCTTCTTGACCGTGTACTCGATGGTGTCGTGGCGCAGGATGTCGCCCGACACCTGCACCGCCTTGAAGGTGTGGTCGCCGTTCTTGAGCCCCTCCGTCGTGAACAGCGAGCGCTGGGTCAGGCGGCTGTCGGCGTGCGTGTCGACGGTGTCGACCAGCTTGCCGTCGAGGTAGATCTCCACCTCGCCCTGGTCGGGACCCATCGGGGCGATCCACTCGACGGCGGTTCCGCGGAACGCGACCTCGAACGAGGCGCCATCATCGGTGCTCGAGTGCACGTCGTCGCGGTGGTCGCCGCGGAACCGGAAGTCGAGCACGAGATCTCCCGAGGGCTGCGCCGCAAGGTACTCGGCCGACAGGGCGACGGTGCGCCCCTCGACGGTGTACTGCTCACCCGCGGTGAGCACGTCGTCGCCGTGCGCGATCGCCGTCAATTCCGCACCGTCGCGCAGCAGTCCGACCTCGACCGGAGTGGGCGCGGACTTGTCGAACAACGCCGTGTCGGCGACGAGCAGGCTGTCGAGCCGCACGTCGAGCCGGTCGAGCAGCATGAACGAACCGGACTTCTTCACGAGCCGCAGCGTGTGCGTGCCGTTCGGCAGGCCGTCGACGCTGTACAGCACCTGCTGCGCTCCACGGCCCTCTGCCCGGTAGGCGTTCACGGTCTGCTGGAACTCCCCGTCGAGGTACACGTCCACCTCGCCCTGGGACTCGTGCGTCTCCGTCACGTAGTCGATCCCCGTTCCGACGAAGGTGTGCTCGACGGCGTCGCCGTTCTTCTCCGCGTAGTGGACGTCGTCCTGGTGGTCGCCGAGTCCTCGATTCGTGCTGTGGTTCCAGGAACCCTGGTACGAGATCGCCGGGTCGTCGTCGTTGAGGGCGACGGTGCGAACGGATGCCGCCGGTGGCTGCTCGCCACCCGCGTCGGTGACCTTCACGGTGAGGGGCTGCGACTGGGCGGCGACCTCCTGGTTGCCGTTGCGGGTCCAGGTGCCGTCGTACGACACGCGCAGGTCATCGTCGGTGACGGTGAGTCGCGCACCCTTCGCCGGGGTGATCGTGAACAGCCGCGAGCCGTGGATGGGCACATCCTGAGCGACGTAGCCGCCGTCGATCTTGCCGAGCTCCTCGCCCGACCACACGTCCGTCACCGTCGCGGAGCCCTCGATGCCGATGTCGGAGAGCCGCACCTCGATGTCCGACTCGGTGCGGTCGAGGTTGAACACCGCCGCGGTGACCGTGCCGTCGGCGTTCGGGGCGTACCAGACCTGCTTGTCGGTCTCGGTGGAGACCGGGCGCGCCGGCACCCCGTTCTGGTTGACCGCGATCACGTCGTCGTTGGTGAGCAGTTCCAGCCCGTACTCGTCCAGGTTGGTCAGGTCGTTGCCGGTGTAGATCGGCACGGCGGACACCGCCCAGAAGGTCATCGCCGTGCGTCGTTCGTCACGGGTGAGGCCGTCCATCGCGCCGTTGCCGACGTTGAGCGAGTCGAAGTCGTTCCAGCCTCCGGGGCCGGCATGCCGCCACCACTGGGCGGCCTTCGAAAACAGTCGCGCGATGTTGTCCCATGTCGTCATGGCGTCATGGGCGCAGTAGCACTCCACGTCCCAGTCCACGCGCCATCCGTCGGCGTACTGCTTCCAGTAGTCGGCATAGCGGATGTCGAGAGCCCACGACAGCTCGAGCCAGATGTCGTGACGGTCGAGCGCTTGCGACCACGCCTTGACGTCGTCGCGGGCGTCCAGCGAGAGATCGCCGATGCCCGACCCGGGGGTCACGCTGTCGAACTTCACGAAGTCGACTCCCCATCCGGCGATCAGGTCGACGATCGAGTCGATGTACTTCTGCGAGCAGGGGTTCGAGAAGTCGATCTTGTAGCCGATGTCCCAGTAGTCCGCCTGCTGCAGCGGCTGGGCCGCGATGTCGCCCGTCGAGCAGCCCTCGGCGCCGTAGATCGGCAGGTCCGCCTCGTAGACCTCCGGCCCGATGCCGGGGATGAAGTAGAGCCCGAACTTCTGGCCGTTTTCGTGCACGTGATCGATGACCGCCTGCAGTCCGTTCGGGTAGAGCGTCTCGCTCGGCGTCGGCCGGCCGTATTCGTCGACGCCGCCGTTCCACCCGGCGTCGACGTTGATGTACTCGTAGCCGTGCGCCTGCAGCTTCTCGTGCATCGCGTCGGATTGGGCGATGAGCTGGTCGGCGGTGATCCACTGGCCGTTGCCGGAGTAGACCTGCATGCTGAAGCTGCTCCAGCCCATGTACGGCTTCGCGGCGGGGTCGCTCTCCGCAGCCGCGGGTGTCGCCGCGCCGGCGTCCGGCGCCGGCACAGGGGTGGCCGCGGCCCAAGACGGAGCAGTGAGGCAGAGGGCGCCGAGAGCGGTCGCGGTGAGTGCGGCGGCCATCCGGCCGCCCCTTCTCCGGGCAGGCGCGTGAGGGTGATCGACCATGTCGTTGTTCTCTTCCGTCGTCGTTGACCAGGGGTGCGGCCCCCAGAAGAGGGGTAGTCCACCGCGACCCGATGCGAGCGTGACAGAATTAATTACCGTCGTCAAGTAATCCGCGGAAAGGAACAGCCGTGTGGGCGCGTCGAAGTCGCCCCCGCCGAAGCAGCGGCTGAGAGCCTCCGGGGAAGCGCGTTCAGGTGGGGAAGGTCTGACGCACGGTCGCGCGGATGACCGACGCGGCGGCGCCGCGGGCCCAGTCGTCGAACGTGTGCTCCCGGGTGATGATCGTGCAGTCCACCGCGGCACCGAAAGCGTGGGCGGTGAACACGTCACGGATCCGCGATTCGTAGAGCTCGAAGTCGCGCATGCCCTCCCCCGCGACCAGCACCGTGTCGGGACCGGTGAGGTTCGCGACCACGGCGAGCGCCGCGCCGATGGCCGTACCGGCCCGATCGAAGGCGGCGACGGCAGCCCGGTCGCCCGCCCGGGCGAGTTCAGCGGCATCGGCGAACTCGAGGGCGTCGTTGCCGGAAGCAGCACGCACAGCCCGGAGGATCGCGCTCGACGACGCCACCGCCTCGACGCAACCGTGCCGGCCGCACACGCAGACCGCATCCATCGAGGCGAGCGGCAGGTGGCCGATCTCGCCGGCGACTCCGTGGGATCCGGCCACGACGTCGCCGTTGAGGAACAGGCCACAGCCGATGCCCCGACCGATGGTGACGATGGCGAACGAGCGGGAGTCGACGCCGACACCGAACCAGTGCTCCGCGATCGTGAGCGCACGCACGTCGTTGTCGATCATCACGGGACGCCCGAGCCGTTCGGTCAGCAGGCGCGCGAGGGGCACGCCGCTCCATCCCAGCAGCGGAGAGTCCCGCACGACACCGCCGTCGGTGTCCACGTCGCCGGACACGCTGACCCCGATCCCGACGAGGCGGTCGACGTCGTCGCCGAGTGCCGCGGTGAGCCTCCCCGCAACCTCCTCGACCGCATCGAGCACGGACTCGAGCGCCGTGTCTGCCAGCGGCAGGTGGACGGTATGCCGGATGTCCGCGGTCATGCCGGTGGCGACGCCGATGACCTCGTCGACGTTCACCTTGATTCCCAGCACGAGCAGGGCGTCGGGGACGACGGTGAGTGGGTACACCGGACGGCCCGGGGAGAGACCCGCCGGCAATTCGCCCGCGACCTGGATGAAGCCCTCAGCCACGAGCGGCGCGACCGCCTTCGTCACGGCCGCCTGCGACAGGCCGGTCTGGCGACCGACATCGATGCGGCCGATCGGGCCGTGCGTCAGGATGCGCGTGAAGATGTCGATCGACGCGGGCGTCTTCAGCCTGAGCCGGGAGCCCGGTCGTCCCTGCGCGGCCGTCGTCGTCATAACCTCTCCATCCTGTCAGCGCGCACCCGCGCGCACGAGAGGCACCGCATCGCCGGTGGCGATGCGGTGCCCCGATCCGTGCGGACTCAGCCCGCGAGGATCTCCTTGCTCTGCTCCGCCATCTCGGCGAACACGTCGGCGTCACGCTCGTGCGAGAAGTACGCCTCGAACAGCGGCTGCATCGTCGAGCCCATCTCCGACCCGTTGGCGTACGCCGGGGCCGGGTAGACCCACTCGTTCTTCGCGGCTTCGACGAAGACGCTCAGGTCGACGCCTTGTCCGAGCTGGTCGGCCGCGAGCGCGTCCATGGCGCCCGGGATGGAGGGGAAGAAGGATCCGCTCTGCAACGCCGCCTTCGTCTGGCACTCCT carries:
- a CDS encoding ROK family transcriptional regulator; its protein translation is MTTTAAQGRPGSRLRLKTPASIDIFTRILTHGPIGRIDVGRQTGLSQAAVTKAVAPLVAEGFIQVAGELPAGLSPGRPVYPLTVVPDALLVLGIKVNVDEVIGVATGMTADIRHTVHLPLADTALESVLDAVEEVAGRLTAALGDDVDRLVGIGVSVSGDVDTDGGVVRDSPLLGWSGVPLARLLTERLGRPVMIDNDVRALTIAEHWFGVGVDSRSFAIVTIGRGIGCGLFLNGDVVAGSHGVAGEIGHLPLASMDAVCVCGRHGCVEAVASSSAILRAVRAASGNDALEFADAAELARAGDRAAVAAFDRAGTAIGAALAVVANLTGPDTVLVAGEGMRDFELYESRIRDVFTAHAFGAAVDCTIITREHTFDDWARGAAASVIRATVRQTFPT
- a CDS encoding X2-like carbohydrate binding domain-containing protein; the encoded protein is MAAALTATALGALCLTAPSWAAATPVPAPDAGAATPAAAESDPAAKPYMGWSSFSMQVYSGNGQWITADQLIAQSDAMHEKLQAHGYEYINVDAGWNGGVDEYGRPTPSETLYPNGLQAVIDHVHENGQKFGLYFIPGIGPEVYEADLPIYGAEGCSTGDIAAQPLQQADYWDIGYKIDFSNPCSQKYIDSIVDLIAGWGVDFVKFDSVTPGSGIGDLSLDARDDVKAWSQALDRHDIWLELSWALDIRYADYWKQYADGWRVDWDVECYCAHDAMTTWDNIARLFSKAAQWWRHAGPGGWNDFDSLNVGNGAMDGLTRDERRTAMTFWAVSAVPIYTGNDLTNLDEYGLELLTNDDVIAVNQNGVPARPVSTETDKQVWYAPNADGTVTAAVFNLDRTESDIEVRLSDIGIEGSATVTDVWSGEELGKIDGGYVAQDVPIHGSRLFTITPAKGARLTVTDDDLRVSYDGTWTRNGNQEVAAQSQPLTVKVTDAGGEQPPAASVRTVALNDDDPAISYQGSWNHSTNRGLGDHQDDVHYAEKNGDAVEHTFVGTGIDYVTETHESQGEVDVYLDGEFQQTVNAYRAEGRGAQQVLYSVDGLPNGTHTLRLVKKSGSFMLLDRLDVRLDSLLVADTALFDKSAPTPVEVGLLRDGAELTAIAHGDDVLTAGEQYTVEGRTVALSAEYLAAQPSGDLVLDFRFRGDHRDDVHSSTDDGASFEVAFRGTAVEWIAPMGPDQGEVEIYLDGKLVDTVDTHADSRLTQRSLFTTEGLKNGDHTFKAVQVSGDILRHDTIEYTVKKVK
- a CDS encoding S1C family serine protease, which produces MNTSDIRDRRRRNAKRGASLGALTVALPLALTACFPLPGAGGGSAASGVGFDDVQKAVIQIESVGTFVSPEEGGYEAAGRGSGFIIDDSGIAVTNNHVVVGAGTLKVWRGGDTSDTLNAKVLGSSECLDLAVIDLQGDGYPALGWHEGKIPTAMDVYAAGFPLGDPEFTMTRGIVSKADTPTDTPWASLDHVIEHDAKIRSGNSGGPLVDEQGRIVGVNYAGNDQYDTNLAIHRDEVEEAIESLKKGEDVLSLGINGTGLTDEEGTGLGIWVNSVASGSTADKAGVKPGDLLTRMEGVTLGTDGTMADYCDVLRTHGQDATLSVELYRPSEDVYYDGQFNGDAVEAVSVLSQTDQNAGTQSGGGDSSAASDVEYTEITDDSGGLLVEAPAAWNQVDGSAMTDGKGNVYKRIDASPDLAGFNAGWDVPGVSVIASDTAATNTTPQEWLDLVAGAAQQGGCQLATHDVFEDGYHTGVFDYYTGCGDNDADYLMVAALANDGSYLTALAVQALTEQDLDAIDHAVGSFIAQF